The Pseudomonas orientalis genome contains a region encoding:
- the acnB gene encoding bifunctional aconitate hydratase 2/2-methylisocitrate dehydratase, producing the protein MLEAYRKHIEERAALGIVPQPLNAEQTAGLVELLKNPPAGEEEFLVDLITNRIPPGVDEAAYVKAGFLSALAKGEATSPLIDKKRAVELLGTMQGGYNIVTLVELLDDATLAPVAAAQLKHTLLMFDAFHDVAEKARNGNEHAKGVIQSWADGEWFRNRPTLADKISLRVFKVTGETNTDDLSPAPDAWSRPDIPLHALAMLKMAREGIVPDEQGKTGPMKQIEEMRGQGFPIAYVGDVVGTGSSRKSATNSVLWFFGDDVPYVPNKRAGGFCFGSKIAPIFYNTMEDAGALPIEFDVTNMNMGDVIDLYPHAGKVCKHGTDEVITTFEMKTPVLLDEVRAGGRIPLIIGRGLTDKARAELGLGPTDLFKLPEAPVDTGKGFTLAQKMVGKACGLPEGKGVRPGTYCEPKMTTVGSQDTTGPMTRDELKDLACLGFSTDLVMQSFCHTAAYPKPIDVTTHHTLPDFIMTRGGVSLRPGDGIIHSWLNRMLLPDTVGTGGDSHTRFPMGISFPAGSGLVAFAAATGVMPLDMPESILVRFKGKMKPGITLRDLVHAIPYYAIQAGLLTVEKKGKKNAFSGRILEIEGLNDLTLEQAFELSDASAERSAAGCTIKLSKDSVTEYLNSNITLLRWMIGEGYGDARTLERRAQAMEAWVANPELMEADADAEYAEVIEIDLAEINEPILCAPNDPDDARLLSSVAGEKIDEVFIGSCMTNIGHFRAAGKLLEQVKGQLPTRLWLSPPTKMDAHQLTEEGYYGIYGKAGARMEMPGCSLCMGNQARVEPNSTVVSTSTRNFPNRLGDGANVYLASAELAAVASTLGRLPTVEEYMGYAAKLDTMASDVYRYLNFDQIAEFRKIAASANIPVIQA; encoded by the coding sequence GTGCTTGAAGCCTACCGCAAACATATCGAAGAGCGTGCCGCCCTGGGTATCGTTCCCCAGCCGCTTAACGCCGAACAAACCGCAGGCCTGGTCGAGCTGCTGAAAAATCCCCCGGCTGGCGAAGAAGAATTCCTCGTTGACCTGATCACCAACCGCATTCCACCAGGCGTTGACGAAGCGGCCTACGTCAAGGCCGGCTTCCTGTCCGCCCTGGCCAAGGGCGAAGCCACTTCTCCCCTGATCGACAAGAAACGCGCGGTTGAGCTGCTCGGTACCATGCAAGGCGGCTACAACATCGTGACGTTGGTCGAGCTGCTGGACGACGCCACCCTGGCGCCTGTCGCGGCCGCCCAGCTCAAGCACACCCTGCTGATGTTCGACGCCTTCCACGACGTGGCGGAAAAAGCCCGCAACGGCAACGAACACGCCAAGGGCGTGATCCAGTCCTGGGCTGACGGCGAGTGGTTCCGCAACCGCCCTACCCTGGCCGACAAGATCAGCCTGCGCGTGTTCAAGGTCACCGGGGAAACCAATACCGACGACCTGTCCCCTGCCCCGGACGCCTGGTCCCGCCCTGACATCCCGCTGCACGCCCTGGCCATGCTGAAAATGGCCCGTGAAGGCATCGTGCCGGACGAGCAAGGCAAGACCGGCCCGATGAAGCAGATCGAAGAAATGCGCGGCCAGGGCTTCCCGATTGCCTACGTCGGTGACGTGGTCGGTACCGGTTCGTCGCGTAAATCGGCCACCAACTCGGTGCTGTGGTTCTTCGGCGACGACGTGCCTTACGTGCCGAACAAGCGCGCCGGCGGCTTCTGCTTCGGCAGCAAGATCGCGCCGATCTTCTACAACACCATGGAAGATGCGGGCGCACTGCCCATCGAATTCGACGTCACCAACATGAACATGGGCGACGTGATCGACCTTTACCCCCATGCTGGCAAAGTCTGCAAGCACGGCACCGACGAAGTCATCACCACCTTCGAAATGAAGACCCCGGTGCTGTTGGACGAAGTGCGCGCCGGTGGCCGTATCCCGCTGATCATCGGTCGCGGCCTGACCGACAAGGCCCGTGCCGAACTGGGCCTGGGCCCTACCGACCTGTTCAAGTTGCCTGAAGCGCCTGTCGACACCGGCAAAGGCTTCACCCTGGCACAGAAAATGGTCGGCAAGGCATGCGGCCTGCCGGAAGGCAAAGGCGTTCGTCCAGGTACGTACTGCGAACCGAAGATGACCACCGTCGGCTCCCAGGACACCACCGGTCCAATGACCCGTGATGAACTCAAAGACCTGGCGTGCCTGGGCTTCTCGACCGACCTGGTGATGCAGTCGTTCTGCCACACCGCGGCCTATCCCAAGCCGATCGACGTGACCACCCACCACACCCTGCCTGACTTCATCATGACCCGTGGTGGTGTATCGCTGCGTCCAGGCGACGGCATCATCCACAGCTGGCTGAACCGCATGCTGCTGCCGGACACCGTGGGTACCGGTGGTGACTCCCACACCCGCTTCCCGATGGGCATCTCCTTCCCGGCCGGTTCCGGCCTGGTGGCGTTCGCCGCTGCCACTGGCGTGATGCCACTGGACATGCCGGAATCGATCCTGGTGCGCTTCAAAGGCAAGATGAAGCCTGGCATCACCCTGCGTGACCTGGTGCATGCCATTCCTTACTACGCGATCCAGGCTGGCCTGCTGACCGTAGAGAAGAAAGGCAAGAAAAACGCCTTCTCCGGCCGCATTCTGGAAATCGAAGGACTGAACGACCTGACGCTGGAGCAGGCTTTCGAGCTGTCCGACGCCTCGGCCGAACGTTCGGCTGCCGGTTGCACCATCAAGCTGTCCAAGGACTCCGTCACCGAGTACCTGAACTCCAACATCACCCTGCTGCGCTGGATGATCGGTGAAGGCTACGGTGATGCGCGTACCCTGGAACGTCGCGCCCAAGCGATGGAAGCCTGGGTGGCCAACCCTGAGCTGATGGAAGCCGATGCCGACGCCGAATACGCCGAAGTCATCGAGATCGACCTGGCCGAAATCAACGAGCCGATCCTCTGCGCACCAAACGACCCGGACGACGCTCGTCTGCTGTCCAGCGTTGCCGGTGAGAAGATCGACGAAGTGTTCATCGGCTCGTGCATGACCAACATCGGTCACTTCCGCGCTGCCGGCAAGCTGCTGGAACAGGTCAAGGGCCAACTGCCAACCCGTCTGTGGCTGTCGCCGCCGACCAAGATGGACGCTCACCAGCTGACTGAAGAAGGCTACTACGGCATCTACGGCAAGGCTGGCGCACGCATGGAAATGCCGGGCTGCTCGCTGTGCATGGGTAACCAGGCACGCGTAGAACCGAATTCGACCGTAGTGTCGACGTCGACTCGTAACTTCCCGAACCGTCTGGGCGATGGTGCCAACGTCTACCTGGCTTCGGCCGAGCTGGCGGCAGTGGCTTCTACCCTGGGTCGCCTGCCGACTGTCGAAGAGTACATGGGCTACGCAGCGAAACTGGACACCATGGCCAGTGACGTCTACCGCTACCTGAACTTCGACCAGATTGCCGAGTTCCGCAAGATCGCGGCAAGCGCCAACATCCCGGTAATTCAAGCTTAA
- a CDS encoding serine/threonine transporter, whose product MNDQANSVNERYATTPATLTSWSRQDTTWMLGLFGTAIGAGTLFLPINAGLGGFWPLVILALLAFPMTFFAHRGLTRFVLSGREGSDITDVVEEHFGLKAGALITLLYFFAIFPILLIYSVALTNTVSSFMEHQLHIMPPPRAVLAFVLILGLLAVVRCGEQVIVKAMSLMVYPFIVALLFLAVYLVPHWNGGILSTASEIPAPSALLNTLWLAIPVMVFSFNHSPIISAFAVDQKRQYGAHADERSSQILCRAHLLMVAMVLFFVFSCVLTLSPAQLAEAKAQNLSILSYLANHFDNPTIAFAAPLIAFVAIAKSFLGHYIGASEGLKGLVLKTGRRPAAKSLDRMTAAFMLVVCWIVATLNPSILGMIETLGGPVIASILFLMPMYAIRKVPAMAKYRGQASNVFVTAVGLVAITALVYSLII is encoded by the coding sequence ATGAATGATCAGGCCAATAGCGTCAACGAACGCTATGCAACGACACCTGCAACGCTCACAAGCTGGAGCCGCCAGGACACCACCTGGATGCTTGGGCTGTTCGGCACCGCCATCGGCGCCGGCACTTTGTTCTTGCCGATCAACGCGGGCCTGGGGGGCTTCTGGCCGCTGGTGATCCTGGCGCTGCTGGCCTTCCCGATGACATTTTTTGCCCACCGAGGGCTGACCCGCTTCGTCCTGTCCGGCCGTGAAGGCTCCGACATCACCGACGTGGTCGAAGAGCATTTCGGCCTCAAGGCCGGCGCTCTGATCACCTTGCTGTACTTCTTCGCGATTTTCCCGATCCTGCTGATCTACAGCGTGGCCCTGACCAACACCGTCAGCAGTTTCATGGAACATCAATTGCACATCATGCCGCCGCCTCGAGCGGTCCTGGCGTTTGTGCTGATCCTGGGCCTGCTCGCAGTGGTGCGTTGCGGTGAACAGGTGATTGTCAAGGCCATGAGTCTGATGGTGTATCCGTTTATCGTGGCTTTGCTGTTCCTCGCTGTCTACCTGGTGCCCCATTGGAATGGCGGTATCCTCAGCACCGCCAGTGAAATTCCGGCACCTTCGGCCTTGCTCAACACCTTGTGGCTGGCAATCCCGGTGATGGTGTTCTCCTTCAACCATTCGCCGATCATCTCGGCCTTTGCGGTGGACCAGAAACGCCAGTACGGCGCACATGCCGACGAGCGCAGTTCACAGATCCTGTGCCGCGCGCACCTGTTGATGGTGGCAATGGTGCTGTTCTTCGTGTTCAGCTGCGTGCTGACCCTGTCCCCGGCGCAATTGGCCGAGGCGAAGGCGCAGAACCTGTCGATCCTGTCGTACCTGGCCAACCATTTCGATAACCCGACCATTGCCTTCGCCGCGCCGTTGATTGCGTTTGTGGCAATTGCCAAATCGTTCCTGGGCCACTACATCGGTGCCAGCGAGGGCCTCAAGGGCCTGGTGCTCAAGACCGGTCGCCGTCCGGCGGCCAAGTCGCTGGACCGCATGACCGCCGCCTTCATGCTGGTGGTGTGCTGGATCGTCGCCACGCTGAACCCGAGCATTCTCGGCATGATCGAGACCCTGGGCGGCCCGGTGATTGCGTCGATTCTGTTCCTGATGCCGATGTACGCCATCCGCAAGGTGCCGGCCATGGCCAAGTACCGTGGGCAGGCGTCGAATGTGTTTGTCACCGCCGTCGGCCTGGTGGCAATTACCGCGTTGGTATATTCGCTGATTATTTAA
- a CDS encoding DUF4822 domain-containing protein, with product MKKYNLLFTLLLFVGIISPLTSQAQSTAENSDASALATSPRWLTTKVYVEGAPDIDVKDKYPGVVGISLWDPDRNRYEFFYSDTGLSKYENGGGGYFMVTGDKKSHILIPDKGTTRTIVRKLETLNTQEFTYSREVPRDMIDSNPLVRIYVVHAPYTGSIKTTPTRQP from the coding sequence ATGAAAAAATATAACCTACTGTTTACCCTGTTACTTTTCGTCGGAATAATCTCCCCACTTACCAGTCAGGCACAGTCAACAGCCGAAAACTCCGACGCCAGCGCCCTGGCGACGTCCCCCCGCTGGCTGACGACAAAAGTATATGTAGAGGGCGCGCCGGACATTGACGTAAAGGACAAGTACCCAGGCGTGGTCGGCATATCACTGTGGGACCCTGACCGTAACCGCTATGAATTTTTCTACAGCGATACCGGGCTGTCCAAGTACGAGAACGGCGGCGGCGGTTACTTCATGGTAACCGGTGACAAAAAAAGCCATATCCTGATACCCGACAAAGGGACAACAAGAACCATCGTCCGGAAACTTGAGACATTAAATACGCAAGAATTTACTTATTCCCGCGAAGTGCCGCGCGACATGATCGACTCCAATCCACTGGTTCGAATATATGTTGTGCATGCGCCTTATACAGGCTCAATAAAAACCACGCCAACACGCCAGCCTTGA
- a CDS encoding 2-hydroxyacid dehydrogenase, with protein sequence MPTTVLVLVETINEYLQIIESNDFHVILAPTPAERAQAIKAHGGQIKAVLTRGPLGLHAEEIAALPLLEIICVIGAGYEHVDLQAAANRGIVVTNGAGVNAPSVADHAMALLLSLVRGIPQTDAAVRRDEWPKVMRPSLGGKQLGILGLGAVGLEIAKRAALGFGMQVSYHNRQPRDDVDYTYCATAVELARTSDFLILATPGGAGTRHLIDRHALDALGPNGFLVNIGRGSVVVTADLVAALQQRRIGGAALDVFDDEPKVPDALKRLSNTVLTSHVAGLSPEATHDTVQRVADNLVEYFAGRPVLTPVALPAPDK encoded by the coding sequence ATGCCCACCACCGTTCTGGTCCTGGTTGAAACCATCAACGAATACCTGCAAATCATCGAGAGCAATGATTTCCATGTAATCCTGGCGCCGACACCCGCTGAGCGCGCGCAAGCGATCAAGGCCCATGGCGGGCAGATCAAGGCGGTATTGACCCGCGGGCCGCTGGGGCTGCATGCCGAAGAAATCGCCGCGTTGCCGCTGCTGGAAATCATCTGCGTGATTGGTGCAGGCTATGAACATGTGGACCTGCAGGCAGCGGCCAACCGCGGGATTGTGGTGACCAATGGTGCCGGGGTGAATGCGCCGTCGGTGGCCGACCATGCCATGGCGTTGCTGCTCTCACTCGTGCGCGGCATCCCCCAGACGGACGCCGCCGTGCGCCGCGACGAATGGCCGAAGGTGATGCGCCCTTCCCTGGGCGGCAAGCAGCTGGGAATTCTCGGGCTGGGCGCCGTCGGCCTGGAGATCGCCAAGCGCGCGGCGCTGGGCTTTGGCATGCAGGTGAGTTACCACAACCGCCAACCACGCGATGACGTGGACTACACCTACTGTGCAACCGCCGTGGAACTGGCGCGCACTTCGGATTTCCTGATCCTGGCCACGCCCGGTGGCGCCGGTACTCGCCACCTGATCGATCGCCACGCCCTTGACGCACTGGGGCCAAACGGCTTTCTGGTCAACATCGGCCGCGGCAGCGTCGTGGTCACCGCCGACCTGGTAGCGGCGTTGCAACAGCGGCGTATCGGCGGCGCCGCGCTGGATGTATTTGACGACGAACCCAAGGTACCCGACGCACTCAAGCGTCTGAGCAATACCGTACTCACCTCGCATGTGGCGGGCCTGTCGCCAGAAGCCACCCACGATACCGTGCAACGGGTCGCCGACAATCTGGTGGAATACTTTGCCGGTCGCCCGGTACTTACGCCGGTAGCATTGCCGGCGCCCGATAAATGA
- a CDS encoding phosphotransferase family protein — translation MTLNDQSTQIRPGEELDASLIDPYLKAHIPGLNGTVKISQFPGGASNLTYLLEYPGQEFVLRRPPFGHKAKSAHDMGREYRILNQLKDGFPYCPKAYVHCTDESVIGAEFYVMERVNGIILRSDLPAELGLDATRTEALCKSFIDKFVELHQVDYTACGLADLGKPQGYVERQIRGWSERYEKALTPDAPRWEAVRAWLNDKMPGDHPTSSIVHNDYRFDNVILDPHNPMQIIGVLDWELTTLGDPLMDLGNTLAYWIEAADPAPVQLMRRQPSNAPGMLTRRQFVDYYAERSGIRIDNFDFYYTYGLFRLAGIVQQIYYRFFHGQTQDKRFAQFIHMNKLLEQMSLAVIGKSAL, via the coding sequence ATGACGCTTAACGACCAATCGACCCAGATTCGCCCCGGCGAAGAACTTGATGCGAGCCTGATCGATCCCTATCTAAAGGCCCATATTCCCGGCCTGAACGGCACGGTCAAGATCAGCCAGTTCCCCGGCGGCGCGTCGAACCTGACGTATCTGCTGGAATACCCTGGCCAGGAATTCGTATTGCGTCGCCCGCCGTTCGGCCACAAGGCCAAGTCCGCCCATGACATGGGCCGCGAATACCGCATTCTCAACCAGCTCAAAGACGGCTTTCCGTACTGCCCCAAGGCCTACGTGCATTGCACCGATGAGTCGGTGATCGGCGCCGAGTTCTACGTGATGGAGCGCGTCAACGGCATCATCCTGCGCTCAGACCTGCCTGCCGAGCTGGGCCTGGACGCAACGCGCACCGAAGCCCTGTGCAAAAGCTTTATCGACAAATTCGTCGAATTGCATCAGGTCGACTACACCGCCTGCGGCCTGGCCGACCTGGGCAAGCCGCAGGGTTATGTGGAACGTCAGATCCGTGGCTGGAGCGAGCGCTACGAAAAAGCCCTGACCCCCGACGCCCCCCGCTGGGAAGCCGTGCGCGCCTGGCTCAACGACAAGATGCCGGGCGATCACCCGACCTCCAGCATCGTGCACAACGACTATCGCTTCGACAACGTGATCCTGGACCCGCACAACCCGATGCAGATCATCGGCGTGCTGGACTGGGAACTGACCACCCTCGGCGACCCGTTGATGGACCTGGGCAACACCCTCGCCTACTGGATCGAAGCCGCCGACCCTGCGCCCGTGCAGTTGATGCGACGCCAGCCGAGCAATGCGCCAGGCATGCTCACCCGCCGCCAGTTCGTCGACTACTACGCCGAACGCTCGGGCATCCGCATCGACAATTTCGACTTCTACTACACCTACGGCCTGTTTCGCCTGGCCGGCATCGTGCAGCAGATCTATTACCGTTTCTTCCACGGCCAGACCCAGGACAAACGCTTTGCCCAGTTCATCCATATGAACAAGCTGCTGGAGCAGATGAGCCTGGCGGTCATTGGCAAATCCGCCCTCTGA
- a CDS encoding SDR family oxidoreductase, translating into MSKTHLFDLDGKIAFVSGASRGIGEAIAKLLAQQGAHVIVSSRKLEGCQHVADAIIADGGKATAVACHIGEMEQIAQVFSGIREQFGRLDILVNNAATNPQFCNVLDTDLGAFQKTVDVNIRGYFFMSVEAGKLMRDNGGGSIINVASINGISPGVFQGIYSVTKAAVINMTKVFAKECAAFGIRCNALLPGLTDTKFASALVKNDAILKMALAQIPLKRVADPSEMAGAVLFLASDASSYTTGVSLNVDGGFLS; encoded by the coding sequence ATGTCCAAGACCCACCTGTTCGACCTCGACGGCAAGATCGCTTTCGTTTCCGGCGCCAGCCGTGGCATTGGCGAGGCCATCGCCAAGCTGCTGGCCCAGCAAGGCGCCCACGTGATTGTCTCGAGCCGCAAACTGGAAGGCTGCCAGCACGTTGCCGACGCGATCATCGCCGACGGCGGCAAGGCCACCGCGGTTGCCTGCCATATCGGTGAAATGGAGCAGATCGCCCAGGTGTTCTCCGGTATCCGTGAACAGTTCGGCCGCCTGGACATCCTGGTCAACAACGCCGCGACCAATCCACAGTTCTGCAACGTGCTGGACACCGACCTCGGTGCGTTCCAGAAGACCGTTGATGTGAACATCCGCGGCTACTTCTTCATGTCGGTGGAGGCCGGCAAACTGATGCGCGACAACGGCGGCGGCAGCATCATCAACGTGGCTTCGATCAACGGCATTTCCCCGGGTGTATTCCAGGGCATCTATTCGGTGACCAAGGCCGCCGTGATCAATATGACCAAGGTGTTCGCCAAGGAATGCGCCGCGTTCGGCATCCGTTGCAACGCATTGCTGCCGGGCCTGACCGACACCAAGTTCGCCTCGGCGCTGGTCAAGAACGACGCGATCCTGAAGATGGCCCTGGCACAGATCCCGCTCAAGCGCGTGGCCGACCCCAGCGAAATGGCCGGCGCCGTGTTGTTCCTGGCCAGCGATGCGTCCAGCTACACCACCGGGGTGTCGCTGAATGTGGACGGTGGTTTCCTGTCCTGA
- a CDS encoding PLP-dependent aminotransferase family protein → MELHLVINGRKDLAAQLYQQLREAITCGRLSAGAQLPPSRLLAEQLGVSRKTVSDTYATLTYEGLLVGRIGRGTFVNAWAPRPDRVQTATDLACAASLGKWAALPSPMHHPASAEILRYEFIGGATTRNQFPQEEWRRCTLDALRRIAQNCGFYSQPEGLPALREAIAGHIAFSRGVKGRASNIVVTNGAQQALDLIARVVLEPGSIVAMEDPGYSPARQLFVAMGARVASVPVDAQGIQVDQIPDGTRLIYVTPSHQFPLGMPMSLARREALLDRAIALGAIIIEDDYDSEFRYEGRPTDSLQSMDTRGVVTYVGTFSKTLLPELRLGYAVLPPAIHGAVLKAKQLTDQHSSTLPQWALAKFISEGYLLKHIRRCHSVYAGRRERILQRLAGDLSPWFEAVPTVAGFHLAALCKVPVDIPLLMQLARKAQVGLYPLDVFFHDTAPRAGLILGFGAIETLDIDPALDKVRDILRQIG, encoded by the coding sequence ATGGAACTGCACCTCGTCATCAACGGCCGCAAGGACCTGGCTGCCCAGCTTTACCAGCAACTGCGCGAAGCCATCACCTGCGGGCGACTTTCAGCCGGCGCGCAATTACCGCCCAGCCGCCTGCTCGCAGAGCAACTGGGCGTCTCACGCAAAACCGTGTCGGACACTTACGCCACCTTGACGTACGAAGGCCTCCTGGTCGGCAGGATCGGCCGGGGCACCTTCGTCAATGCGTGGGCACCCCGGCCCGACCGCGTGCAGACCGCCACCGACCTGGCCTGCGCCGCCAGCCTGGGCAAATGGGCGGCGTTGCCCTCGCCCATGCATCATCCCGCCAGCGCCGAGATCCTGCGGTATGAGTTTATCGGCGGGGCCACCACGCGCAATCAGTTCCCTCAGGAGGAATGGCGACGCTGCACCCTGGATGCGTTGCGCCGTATCGCCCAGAACTGCGGTTTCTACAGCCAACCGGAAGGCTTGCCGGCGCTGCGCGAGGCCATCGCCGGGCATATTGCGTTTTCCCGTGGGGTGAAAGGTCGCGCCAGTAACATCGTGGTGACCAATGGCGCGCAACAGGCGCTGGACCTCATCGCCCGCGTGGTACTCGAGCCAGGCAGCATCGTCGCCATGGAAGACCCCGGCTACAGCCCGGCGCGTCAGTTGTTCGTGGCGATGGGGGCCAGGGTCGCCAGCGTGCCGGTCGATGCGCAGGGCATCCAGGTCGACCAGATCCCCGACGGCACCCGCCTGATCTATGTGACGCCGTCGCACCAGTTCCCCCTCGGCATGCCCATGAGCCTGGCGCGGCGCGAGGCCCTGCTCGACCGCGCCATCGCGCTCGGCGCGATCATCATCGAAGACGACTACGACAGTGAGTTCCGCTATGAGGGCCGCCCCACCGACTCCCTGCAAAGCATGGACACACGAGGCGTGGTGACCTACGTCGGGACCTTTTCCAAAACCCTGTTGCCCGAGTTGCGCCTGGGCTACGCGGTGCTGCCGCCGGCGATACATGGCGCGGTCCTCAAAGCCAAGCAATTGACCGACCAGCACAGCTCCACCCTGCCGCAATGGGCGTTGGCCAAGTTCATCAGCGAAGGCTATCTGCTCAAACACATTCGCCGCTGCCACAGCGTGTACGCGGGGCGCCGCGAACGGATTCTGCAGCGCCTGGCGGGCGACCTGTCGCCCTGGTTCGAGGCGGTGCCGACGGTGGCCGGGTTTCATCTGGCGGCGCTGTGCAAGGTGCCGGTGGATATCCCGTTGCTGATGCAACTGGCGCGCAAGGCCCAAGTGGGGCTGTACCCCCTGGATGTGTTTTTTCACGACACGGCGCCACGCGCCGGGCTGATTCTCGGCTTCGGCGCCATCGAAACCCTCGATATCGACCCGGCACTGGACAAGGTCCGCGACATTCTGCGGCAGATTGGCTAG
- a CDS encoding cupin domain-containing protein: MKRLLATAAILASLNAYAHEPVYHQETLKVLQEHALANVPGKKTIMLTVDYAPGQATVPHSHTGTAVAYVLEGEITSRVNDEKAITYKAGDSFYEPAGSRHFESSNASQTRPARLLVVMVLDDKAEVLTPLSQ, translated from the coding sequence ATGAAACGACTGCTCGCCACCGCTGCGATACTGGCCTCGCTCAACGCTTACGCCCACGAACCGGTGTACCACCAGGAAACGCTCAAAGTACTGCAGGAGCACGCCTTGGCCAACGTGCCCGGCAAGAAAACCATCATGCTTACCGTGGACTACGCTCCCGGCCAGGCCACCGTGCCCCACAGCCACACCGGCACCGCCGTGGCGTATGTGCTGGAAGGCGAAATCACCTCACGGGTCAACGATGAGAAAGCCATTACCTACAAGGCCGGTGACTCGTTCTACGAGCCCGCCGGCTCGCGGCACTTCGAATCGAGCAACGCCAGCCAGACCCGGCCCGCCAGGCTACTGGTGGTGATGGTGCTGGATGACAAGGCCGAGGTGTTGACGCCGCTTTCCCAATAA